The Streptomyces sp. R28 region TCTCAACTCAAGCGGAAGGATGCACACAATGCGGAACACCGCGCGCTGGGCAGCGACCATCGGCCTCACGGCCACCGCCGTATGCGGACCCCTCACCGGATCCGCCCTGGCCGCCCCGGACGCCACCCCCGCCTCGCTCTACGCACCCTCGGCCCTGGTGCTCACCGTGGCCCACGGTGACGCCGCCACCATGAGCACCCCGGTGCGCGCGGTCACCCTCAGCTGCGCCCCGACGCCCTCCGGCACTCATCCCGACTCGGCCTCGGCCTGTGCCGAACTCCGGGGGGTGAGTGGGAACTTCGATGCCCTGACGGCGAGAGAC contains the following coding sequences:
- a CDS encoding protease inhibitor, translating into MRNTARWAATIGLTATAVCGPLTGSALAAPDATPASLYAPSALVLTVAHGDAATMSTPVRAVTLSCAPTPSGTHPDSASACAELRGVSGNFDALTARDGMLCTKQYDPVIVTVDGVWQGRRVSYERTFANECVKGSYTTSLFAF